The genomic segment TCACACCTTGAGCCTGAGCAGTGCTCAACCCTGCGGCAAGAGCGGCACTGAGCATCCAGACGATACCTTTTTTCGACATTTTTTCCCCTTTCCTTTCCATCCAAGCCAGCAAAACAGACCACTTTCGCAGTCAGGCAAATTGTGTTTTGGGCTAATCCCACTTTATGAATCATTACTTGGGAAATCAAACCAAAAGAATCGCAATTTCAGGATTAACTTTTGCAGATTTTGCGGCTAAACATGCTATACTTTTGACAGAATCAGCAAAAGTTTGGTGTATCGGGAGGGAAGATTGGTGTATACCCTGGAGTGGAATCGCAGAAACAGTATGAAGCTCTCGGACGAAGAACAAAAAGTTTTACAGACCGTGCTCTGGTATGGTCCGCTGAGCAAGCAGCAACTTGCCTGGCACACCCACCTTTCCAGAAGCAAAGTGGGGCAGGTCCTTGAAGACCTCGCCTCCGGGGGCTGGATTGTGGACATCGGGCAGCAGGAGTCCAGTGGGGGCCGCAAGGCCAACCTCTACTCCCTGAATGCCGGACTGGGGTACCTGATTGGCATTGATCTGGGGGTCAGTGAAGTCAAGATTGCCCTGACCGACACGGCCCTCAATGTGATCGGCATTCACACGCATCCCATCGAGACCCGGGCTGGCGCCGGAGTGGTGATGGCGACTGTGGCCCGCCTGATCGATGACCTCCTGAAGCAGCACGACATCAAACCCGAACGCCTGATGAGCCTCGCCATGGGGGTCCCAAGTCCCATCGAAAGGGGCACCGGGCTGCTGGTCAGTCCACCCGTGATGCCCAACTGGGAAGGCTTTTCCATCCAGGAGTACTTCGTGCACCGTCTGGCCGTCCCGGTGCCGGTTTACGTGGACAACGACACCAACCTGATGGCCCTCGGAGAACTGTGGAACGCCCGCCGCAACAATGAGGGAGAAAAATTCGACAGCTTCATGGTGCTGAAACTCTCCACCGGAATCGGGGCAGGCATCGTGATTGCCGGGAACATCTACCGGGGTGCTTTTGGTGGGGCAGGCGAAATCGGGCACATTCCCCTTGATCCCGAAGGACCACGCTGCAACTGCGGACAGACCGGATGCCTGGAGGTGATGGCCGGAGCCCGGGCCATTCTGCGCTCTGCCACCGAAGCAGGACAGCGCGGACAGAGCGAATTTTTCGCCCAGGTCTTGAGGGAACGGGACCACGTCACCGTGACCGACGTTTCACAGGCCGCGAGTGAGGGGGACAGCGCAGCAAATGCCATCATCCAGGCCGCAGGTCTGAAAATCGGGCAGGTGCTCGCTGGATTGACCAACGTGCTGTGTCCTTCTCACATCCTGATCGGTGGAGAGCTTGCCCATATTGGTCCTTTGATGCTGGCCGGAATTCGCCAGAGCGTTTACGGACGGGCCATGCCCCTCGCCACCCGCAAGCTCATTGTGGATTACACCCGTCTGGGCGACCATGCAGGCCTGATGGGCAGCCTGGCTTTTGCCCTGCTCTCCTACCTCGGTCAGGAGTGAATCAGTCCGGGTGGGGTGCAATCCCCACATGCAGCACGTAAGCCTCTCCCTCCCCACTTTCACCAAGCACCGAGACCTCCTGCAGGATGTCCATCATGCGCTGCTGAAAAAGCCTGGCCTGGGCATGGGACATGTGGGCGGTGATCCAGCCACTGAACAGAGCCGGGCGACTGGCATCTGACA from the Deinococcus cellulosilyticus NBRC 106333 = KACC 11606 genome contains:
- a CDS encoding ROK family protein, which translates into the protein MKLSDEEQKVLQTVLWYGPLSKQQLAWHTHLSRSKVGQVLEDLASGGWIVDIGQQESSGGRKANLYSLNAGLGYLIGIDLGVSEVKIALTDTALNVIGIHTHPIETRAGAGVVMATVARLIDDLLKQHDIKPERLMSLAMGVPSPIERGTGLLVSPPVMPNWEGFSIQEYFVHRLAVPVPVYVDNDTNLMALGELWNARRNNEGEKFDSFMVLKLSTGIGAGIVIAGNIYRGAFGGAGEIGHIPLDPEGPRCNCGQTGCLEVMAGARAILRSATEAGQRGQSEFFAQVLRERDHVTVTDVSQAASEGDSAANAIIQAAGLKIGQVLAGLTNVLCPSHILIGGELAHIGPLMLAGIRQSVYGRAMPLATRKLIVDYTRLGDHAGLMGSLAFALLSYLGQE